GTGGTTTATTGACATACAGAATTTCTTCCGGCGCGCCAGCCTTCACAAACTCAGTCAATACCTTGCGGCCGTAATGCTTGGGATCTTTAATTTGGCTGTATAACTTACCGTCGGAAAAAGTGCCGGCACCACCTTCACCGAATTGCACATTCGATTCCGGCTTGAGGGCGCGATTACGCCACAGGCCCCAGGTATCCTTAGTCCGCTCCCGTACATTCTTACCGCGCTCAAGCACGATAGGGCAATAGCCCATTTCTGCCAGCAGCAGGGCAGCGAACAGACCGCAAGGTCCGAAGCCGACCACCACCGGACGTTCGAAGGCGCGGCTATCGGCGTGGGCGACAAAGTGATAGCTGGTATCGGGCGTCACCGTCAGATTGGCTCTGTCTTTGAAGCGGGTCAGGAATTTTTCATCATCGGTCGTACTTAAATCGACGGTATAAATCATCACGATTGCGGTTTTCTTGCGCGCATCATAGCTGCGGCGAAAAACAGAAAAGCTCACCAGCTCCTGTGCGTCCATCGACAACTGTGAAAGGATGGCGTCTTGAATCGCCGACTCAGAGTGATTAAGTGGTAACTGTAAATCAGTAATGCGTAACATATATATAGGTCTATCCGAAAAGCCGCTGCTTGCTGCGTAAATAGCGTATTTTACCCGTTAAGCACGCACTCCCACGATAGGCCGAGGATAAATTATTTACATCACCCCCTTGCGCTGCCCGCCTGCGCTTGCTATAGTCCGACTCCCGCTGACGAGTGCAGCGAGATAGCAACAAGGCAAGCGTCTTACCCCGGCAATGTTTGAATAAAACGGCGTCAAGTAAAACAGGGTATTGACAGCAGCCGGTAAGTACTGCATAATCTCGTTTCTCTGCTGCTAACGAACACAACGCTTCGTAGCAAACCTCGCAAGAGGAAGCGGAAAAGAATACGGTTCTTTAACAATTAACAGTCAATAAATGTGAGCACTTGATGAAAGCGCACCGACTAAATTTATTTAGTCGGCATGCTTAAAAAATATCAAATGCTTCACAAGAAATAAATAATAGGAAAGTCGCTCAGCAATGAGTGACGGAACTGTCAGTATTTTGAGTGAGCGATCTGTCGGCAACGACAGAGTTCAGAAATGAACACAAAAACAGAGATTAAACTGAAGAGTTTGATCCTGGCTCAGATTGAACGCTGGCGGCATGCCTTACACATGCAAGTCGAACGGCAGCGCGGAATGGGGTAACCCGGCCTGGCGGCGAGTGGCGAACGGGTGAGTAATATATCGGAACATACCCTAGAGTGGGGGATAACGTAGCGAAAGTTACGCTAATACCGCATACGCACTAAGGTGGAAAGTGGGGGATCGCAAGACCTCATGCTCATGGAGTGGCCGATATCTGATTAGCTAGTTGGTAGGGTAAAAGCCTACCAAGGCGACGATCAGTAGCTGGTCTGAGAGGACGACCAGCCACACTGGAACTGAGACACGGTCCAGACTCCTACGGGAGGCAGCAGTGGGGAATTTTGGACAATGGGCGCAAGCCTGATCCAGCAATGCCGCGTGAGTGAAGAAGGCCTTCGGGTTGTAAAGCTCTTTTGTCAGGGAAGAAACGGCATGCTCTAATACAGCGTGCTAATGACGGTACCTGAAGAATAAGCACCGGCTAACTACGTGCCAGCAGCCGCGGTAATACGTAGGGTGCAAGCGTTAATCGGAATTACTGGGCGTAAAGCGTGCGCAGGCGGTTATATAAGTCAGATGTGAAATCCCCGGGCTCAACCTGGGAACTGCATTTGAGACTGTATGGCTAGAGTGTGTCAGAGGGGGGTAGAATTCCACGTGTAGCAGTGAAATGCGTAGATATGTGGAGGAATACCGATGGCGAAGGCAGCCCCCTGGGATAACACTGACGCTCATGCACGAAAGCGTGGGGAGCAAACAGGATTAGATACCCTGGTAGTCCACGCCCTAAACGATGTCTACTAGTTGTCGGGTCTTAATTGACTTGGTAACGCAGCTAACGCGTGAAGTAGACCGCCTGGGGAGTACGGTCGCAAGATTAAAACTCAAAGGAATTGACGGGGACCCGCACAAGCGGTGGATGATGTGGATTAATTCGATGCAACGCGAAAAACCTTACCTACCCTTGACATGTACGAAAGCCTGAAGAGATTTAGGTGTGCTCGCAAGAGAATCGTAACACAGGTGCTGCATGGCTGTCGTCAGCTCGTGTCGTGAGATGTTGGGTTAAGTCCCGCAACGAGCGCAACCCTTGTCATTAGTTGCTACATTTAAGGTGAGCACTCTAATGAGACTGCCGGTGACAAACCGGAGGAAGGTGGGGATGACGTCAAGTCCTCATGGCCCTTATGGGTAGGGCTTCACACGTCATACAATGGTACATACAGAGGGCCGCCAACCCGCGAGGGGGAGCTAATCCCAGAAAGTGTATCGTAGTCCGGATTGTAGTCTGCAACTCGACTGCATGAAGTTGGAATCGCTAGTAATCGCGGATCAGCATGTCGCGGTGAATACGTTCCCGGGTCTTGTACACACCGCCCGTCACACCATGGGAGCGGGTTCTGCCAGAAGTAGTTAGCTTAACCGTAAGGAGGGCGATTACCACGGCAGGGTTCGTGACTGGGGTGAAGTCGTAACAAGGTAGCCGTATCGGAAGGTGCGGCTGGATCACCTCCTTTCTAGAGTAGCGCCGTAGTTGAGTGTTCACTTTTATTGACTGTTAAATTAAATAACGAGAAAAGCTTGGTAGTGATACCAGGGAAGCCAGTTATTCCTCAGTAAGCGTCGCGAGCGCTTCAAGGTTCAATCCAGAAGCGCAGTCGTACTTCGGTACGACGAGCATCGGAGATTGAAGATTGAAGTGCGCAGTAGCTTAATGAGGTATAAGAGGGGGATTAGCTCAGCTGGGAGAGCACCTGCTTTGCAAGCAGGGGGTCGTCGGTTCGATCCCGTCATCCTCCACCAGTATTAGTCAATGCAGATAAGCGGGTCTGTAGCTCAGTTGGTTAGAGCACCGTGTTGATAACGCGGGGGTCGTTGGTTCGAGCCCAACCAGACCCACCAAGAAATAGCAAACCTAAGTCAGCGAATGAGTAAGACGCAGAGATTTAGGTTTGATCTTTCAAAGCGAAAGTCAGAGTAATAAGTAGTATCTCGTTCTTTAACAATTTAGAAGAAGTAAAGTAGAAATAATCAAATTATTTCTGTAAAGGATAACATCGGAAGATGTTGTCGTTCGGTATGACGACAGTCATGCTGGATAATTTATGGAAGGGTTATGATTGTATCGAAACAAACAATGTATTAAAAAGAGTTTGATCAAAAGCAGCCGAAAGGCAGTTTTAGAAAAAAATAAATTCTTGAGATACGGCAAACGCTAAAGTAATACTCATAAGTAGTAAAGAACTATAACCGCTTTCTGGCGATGAACCTGGTTTCAGCAATGAAACGAGACGCCAGAAGCTAAAGTTATAGGGACAAGTGACTAAGTGCACATGGTGGATGCCTTGGCGATATCAGGCGATGAAGGACGTAGTAGCTTGCGATAAGCTGCGGGGAGTGAGCAAACACACTTTGATCCGCAGATTTCCGAATGGGGAAACCCGGCCGTAAGGTCATTGCATACTGAATACATAGGTATGCAAAGCGAACGTGGCGAACTGAAACATCTAAGTAGCTACAGGAAAAGAAATCAACCGAGATTCCCAAAGTAGTGGCGAGCGAAATGGGAAGAGCCTGCAAGATTTAGCATTTTTGATAGACAAACGCAATGGAAAGTGCGACCAAAGAGGGTGATAGTCCCGTAGTCGAAATCATCAATGTGGAACTAAGCTTGCGACAAGTAGGGCGGGACACGTGAAATCCTGTCTGAACATGGGGGGACCATCCTCCAAGGCTAAATACTCGATATCGACCGATAGTGAACCAGTACCGTGAGGGAAAGGCGAAAAGAACCCCGGGAGGGGAGTGAAATAGATCCTGAAACCGTGTGCATACAAACAGTAGGAGCGGACTTGTTCCGTGACTGCGTACCTTTTGTATAATGGGTCAGCGACTTACATTCAGTGGCAAGGTTAACCGCATAGGGAAGCCGTAGAGAAATCGAGTCCGAATAGGGCGAATCAGTCGCTGGGTGTAGACCCGAAACCAAGTGATCTACTCATGGCCAGGTTGAAGGTGCGGTAACACGCACTGGAGGACCGAACCCACTAATGTTGAAAAATTAGGGGATGAGCTGTGGGTAGGGGTGAAAGGCTAAACAAACTTGGAAATAGCTGGTTCTCTCCGAAAACTATTTAGGTAGTGCCTCTTGTATCACCGTCGGGGGTAGAGCACTGTTATGGCTAGGGGGTCATCGCGACTTACCAACCCATTGCAAACTCCGAATACCGACGAGTGCGAGCAAGGGAGACAGACATCGGGTGCTAACGTCCGGTGTCAAGAGGGAAACAACCCAGACCGCCAGCTAAGGTCCCAAAGTATAGCTAAGTGGAAAACGAAGTGGGAAGGCTAAAACAGTCAGGAGGTTGGCTTAGAAGCAGCCACCCTTTAAAGAAAGCGTAATAGCTCACTGATCGAGTCGTCCTGCGCGGAAGATGTAACGGGGCTAAGCTATACACCGAAGCTGCGGATATCCATTTATGGATATGGTAGGAGAGCGTTCTGTAAGCCTGCGAAGGTGTCTTGTAAAGGATGCTGGAGGTATCAGAAGTGCGAATGCTGACATGAGTAGCGATAATGGGGGTGAAAAGCCTCCACGCCGTAAGCCCAAGGTTTCCTGTTCAACGTTCATCGGAGCAGGGTGAGTCGGCCCCTAAGGCGAGGCAGAGATGCGTAGCTGATGGGAAGCAGGTTAATATTCCTGCACCGTCGTATGATGCGATGGGGGGACGGATCGCGGAAGGTTGTCCGACTGTTGGAATAGTCGGTTTCTGGCTCAAAGAAGGCGCTTAGGCAAATCCGGGCGCGGAATTCAAGGGGTTGGGACGAGTGCACTAGTGCATGAAGCAATCGGAAGTGGTTCCAAGAAAAGCCTCTAAGCTTCAGTCATACGAGACCGTACCGCAAACCGACACAGGTGGGCGAGATGAGTATTCTAAGGCGCTTGAGAGAACTCGGGAGAAGGAACTCGGCAAATTGGTACCGTAACTTCGGGATAAGGTACGCCCTTGTAGCTTGACTGCCCTGCGGCAGAAGGGTGAAGGGGTTGCAATAAACTGGTGGCTGCGACTGTTTAATAAAAACACAGCACTCTGCAAACACGAAAGTGGACGTATAGGGTGTGACGCCTGCCCGGTGCTGGAAGATTAAATGATGGGGTGCAAGCTCTTGATTGAAGTCCCAGTAAACGGCGGCCGTAACTATAACGGTCCTAAGGTAGCGAAATTCCTTGTCGGGTAAGTTCCGACCTGCACGAATGGCGTAACGATGGCCACACTGTCTCCTCCCGAGACTCAGCGAAGTTGAAATGTTTGTGATGATGCAATCTACCCGCGGCTAGACGGAAAGACCCCATGAACCTTTACTGTAGCTTTGCATTGGACTTTGAATCGATCTGTGTAGGATAGGTGGGAGGCTTAGAAGCGTGGACGCCAGTTTGCGTGGAGCCATCCTTGAAATACCACCCTGGTTTATTTGAGGTTCTAACCTTGGCCCGTTATCCGGGTCGGGGACAGTGCATGGTAGGCAGTTTGACTGGGGCGGTCTCCTCCCAAAGTGTAACGGAGGAGTTCGAAGGTACGCTAATTACGGTCGGACATCGTGATGATAGTGCAATGGCATAAGCGTGCTTAACTGCGAGACTGACAAGTCGAGCAGGTACGAAAGTAGGACATAGTGATCCGGTGGTTCTGTATGGAAGGGCCATCGCTCAACGGATAAAAGGTACTCTGGGGATAACAGGCTGATTCCTCCCAAGAGTTCATATCGACGGGGGAGTTTGGCACCTCGATGTCGGCTCATCACATCCTGGGGCTGTAGCCGGTCCCAAGGGTATGGCTGTTCGCCATTTAAAGTGGTACGTGAGCTGGGTTTAAAACGTCGTGAGACAGTTTGGTCCCTATCTGCCGTGGGCGTTGGAAGTTTGAAGGGGGCTGCTCCTAGTACGAGAGGACCGGAGTGGACGAACCTCTGGTGTATCGGTTGTCACGCCAGTGGCATTGCCGAGTAGCTATGTTCGGAAGAGATAACCGCTGAAAGCATCTAAGCGGGAAACTCGCCTTAAGATGAGACTTCCCAGAGACTAGATCTCTTTAAAGGGTCGTTCGAGACCAGGACGTTGATAGGCTGGGTGTGGAAGTGCAGTAATGCATTAAGCTAACCAGTACTAATTGCCCGTAAGGCTTGTCCCTATAACCTTAGCAGGTATAGGCTACGAGTGAGTTAATGAAGTGTTTGCCGAAAATGTTCGGTACAAATCATAACCAAAAAAAAATAACAAGATTATTAAGACTTTACTTCTTCTGAATTGGATTGATTGCGTGCCTCAGAGTAAGGAGGTACACAATGAATCAACAAGTTATGCCTGATGACCATAGCTAGTCGGCCCCACCCCTTCCCATCCCGAACAGGACCGTGAAACGACTACGCGCCAATGATAGTGCTGCAACCAGTGTGAAAGTAGGTTATCGTCAGGCTTCTATTCTGCATGCCCCCGTTCTCTTGTGAGAGCGGGGGTTTTGCTTTTGCGCAAACGGTTTGTGGCGTGCTCAAGCGCTCAATTCGGCATTTAAGAAATTGCCCTTGTTCGACGTTTCCACCCTGAAGGCACTGACGTGCCACTGGATTCCTGCCTACGCAGGAACGACGAGGCGAGAGCATGCCAGGTCGATTACGCGTCCACCCAGCCGCCCAATTTTACGCGCACATCTGATAAACGACAGCTGATACCAGGAAAACTTGTATATTTCGCCCATCGACCAAGCAGATCTGACGAACGGTCTTTCACGCGCTGGCGCGATGCTTACAATAAGAACAGTTCGTTTTCCTACTGTTTGAGACATCATGTGTCTAAACCATCAATGCGCGTTTTCATTACTGGAAGTCTTGGTTGCCGCCGCCATCTCGGCCATCGGGGTGCTCGGTGCCATGGCGCTGCAACTGGCGGCGCTTCGCAGCGTTCAAGACAGCGCCTATCACTCACTCGCCGTCGCCTTGGCCAGCGAAATGGCCGATCACATGCAGGCGAGTCAAATATTGCAGCAGATGCCGCCCGACCTGGCAGCCATCTACACAGACGTGCGACTCGAACCCGACAGCGCTGTTCGTGGCCAAGCGTCTAATCATTGTTACGGCCTTGCTGCGCATTGTAGTGCAGCAGAATTTGTGCGTGCATTTTCTGCTCACTGGTTAGAACATGTTGATACTACTTTGCCCGGTGCACGCGTCGTCATTTGTCGTGATGCCGCCGCCGACACGAGCGCCCGCTGGAACTGCCAAGACCAAGTTGATGCGCCTTTCGTCATCAAATTGGCGTGGCAACGCAAGCTTGCCTTGCCCGCCGCCGGTGCGGCCGCGACGTCCACACCGGAGGTGGTGGTCGCCGTATTGAGCTACGCAGGTGTACCATGATGGCGCACGGCATAGGATACAGCGATCGCCGCAGCGGCAAAGCGCGGTTTGCCGTGCAGGGCTTTGGGGTAGTCGAAACGATGTTAGCACTCAGCTTGGGCCTTGCCATCACGATGAGCTTACTGACCTTGCTCAACGCTGTGCAAGC
The sequence above is drawn from the Undibacterium sp. CCC3.4 genome and encodes:
- the pilV gene encoding type IV pilus modification protein PilV produces the protein MCLNHQCAFSLLEVLVAAAISAIGVLGAMALQLAALRSVQDSAYHSLAVALASEMADHMQASQILQQMPPDLAAIYTDVRLEPDSAVRGQASNHCYGLAAHCSAAEFVRAFSAHWLEHVDTTLPGARVVICRDAAADTSARWNCQDQVDAPFVIKLAWQRKLALPAAGAAATSTPEVVVAVLSYAGVP